A genomic region of Cetobacterium ceti contains the following coding sequences:
- a CDS encoding glutamate decarboxylase, which yields MLHSKIASEKEESKYVFKPDTSATPIFGSLESDVVLPRTEIRKESMKADIAYQLISDEMMHDGNPRYNLCTFVQTYMEPQAKQVMADTMATNAIDKAEYPQTTEVEKRCVNIISKLWHAPSNENYMGTSTVGSSEACMLGGMAMKFRWRKRAQALGIDTTKRKPNLIVSSGFQVVWEKFCVYWDIEMRQVPMTDMNNLRMDIKAAIDQCDEYTIGIVPIMGITYTGTFDDIVALDGALTEYNKTAKISVPIHVDAASGGLYLPFVNPDLVWDFRLKNVVSISTSGHKYGLVYPGIGWVLWRDKEYLPEELTFKVAYLGAFEPTFQINFSRSGSQIWAQYYNFVRWGFDGYKAVHERTRDVGLFLSKSLRELGIFDILNEGTNIPIVCWKLKDGLNKKWDLYDLADRLRYNGWQVPAYPLPANFTDVSIMRIVVRADQSMEQMSLFIKDLSGAIEALDKSHIVEHKENTDETGKRIPTGYTH from the coding sequence GAGGAAAGCAAATATGTTTTCAAACCAGATACATCAGCTACTCCAATATTTGGAAGTTTAGAAAGTGATGTAGTATTACCTAGAACAGAAATAAGAAAAGAATCTATGAAAGCAGATATTGCTTATCAATTAATTTCTGATGAGATGATGCATGATGGAAACCCAAGATATAATCTTTGTACATTTGTACAAACATATATGGAGCCTCAAGCTAAACAAGTTATGGCAGATACAATGGCAACAAATGCAATAGATAAAGCTGAGTATCCACAAACAACTGAGGTTGAAAAAAGATGTGTAAATATAATTAGTAAACTTTGGCATGCACCTTCAAATGAAAACTATATGGGAACTTCTACTGTAGGTTCATCTGAAGCTTGTATGCTTGGTGGAATGGCAATGAAATTCAGATGGAGAAAAAGAGCACAGGCTCTTGGAATTGATACAACTAAAAGAAAACCTAACTTAATTGTAAGTTCTGGATTCCAAGTTGTTTGGGAAAAATTCTGTGTATATTGGGATATTGAAATGAGACAAGTTCCAATGACAGATATGAATAACCTAAGAATGGATATTAAAGCTGCTATTGACCAATGTGATGAGTATACAATTGGTATTGTGCCTATTATGGGTATCACTTACACAGGAACTTTTGATGATATAGTTGCCCTAGACGGTGCTTTAACTGAATATAATAAAACTGCTAAAATTTCAGTACCTATTCACGTAGACGCAGCTTCAGGAGGACTATATCTTCCATTTGTAAATCCTGATTTAGTTTGGGACTTCAGACTTAAAAACGTAGTTTCAATCTCAACTTCAGGACATAAATATGGATTAGTTTACCCAGGAATTGGTTGGGTATTATGGAGAGATAAGGAATATTTACCTGAGGAATTAACATTTAAAGTTGCATATTTAGGAGCCTTTGAACCTACATTCCAAATTAACTTCTCAAGATCAGGAAGCCAAATTTGGGCTCAATATTACAACTTTGTAAGATGGGGATTTGATGGATACAAAGCTGTCCATGAAAGAACAAGAGATGTTGGATTATTCCTATCTAAAAGTTTAAGAGAATTAGGAATATTTGATATTTTAAATGAAGGAACAAATATTCCTATAGTTTGCTGGAAACTAAAAGATGGATTAAATAAAAAATGGGATCTTTATGACTTAGCAGATAGATTGAGATATAATGGTTGGCAAGTTCCTGCATATCCATTACCAGCTAACTTCACTGATGTATCAATTATGAGAATAGTTGTAAGAGCTGACCAAAGTATGGAGCAAATGTCACTATTCATAAAAGATTTAAGTGGAGCAATTGAAGCCCTTGATAAATCTCATATAGTTGAACATAAGGAAAATACAGATGAAACTGGAAAAAGAATTCCTACAGGATACACACATTAA